The Myxococcus virescens genome segment TCTACCGCGCCAACGGGCCCACCGGGCTGGGCCTGATGTCGGTGCTGTCGCTGAACCTGGACGCGGAGGATGCGTCGCCCAGCCGGACCAGCGTGGTGGGCACGCCCGGCGAGGTGTACGCGTCCCATGAGGCGCTCTACGTGGCGTCTCGCCACTGGTGGTGGTGGCCGGAGCCCGGCCAGACGCCGCACACGTACCTCCACAAGTTCGACATCCGCGACCCGGACCAGGCCACCTACGTGGGCAGCGGCACGGTGGAGGGATACATCGTCAACCAGTTCGCCATGGACGAGCGCGAGGGCGTGCTGCGGGTGGCCACCACCGTGGAGCTCCCACCGGAGAACCCGGGGACCGGGAACGGCGGGGACACCGTGTGGACGCCTCCGGAGACGGTCAACCGCGTGGTGACGTTCCACGAGGAGGGCGGACACCTGAAGGAGCTGGGCCGCAGCGAGGACCTGGCCCGCGGCGAGCGCATCTTCAGCGCGCGCTTCATGGGCACGCGTGGCTACGTCGTCACCTTCCGGCAGGTGGACCCGCTCTTCACCTTCGACCTGAGCGACCCGGCGAACCCGCGCAAGGTGGGCGAGCTGAAGATTCCGGGCTTCTCCACGTACATCCACCCGCTGGGTGACACGCACCTGCTCACCTTCGGCGAGCACCGCAACGAGGACGGCACCTGGCAGGACCGCGCCCTCAAGCTGTCGCTCTTCGACGTGAGTGACCTGGCGCAGCCCCGGGAGACCTTCACGCAGCAGCTGGGCTCGATGGGCAGCCACAGCGAGGCGCTCTACGAGCACAAGGCCTTCACCTACTTCCCCGCTAAGGGGTTGCTGGCCCTGCCCTTCACGGACTGGGACTACAACGCCTCCGACTACTGGTCCGGCTTCCGCAGCGAGCTGCGCGTCTTCCGCGTGGACACGGCCACGGGCTTCTCGCCGGTGGGCACCGTCTCCGTGCGGGACATGTACCAGTCGTTCAACTTCCGGAACTGGAGCTGGTACTGGCAGCCCACGGTGCGCCGAAGCATCATGGCGGACGACTACGTCTACACCATCTCTGACGCGGGGCTGCGCGTGTCCCACGTGGACAGCCTCCAGACGCCGCTGGTCACCGCGCCCTTCCATCCGCCCATGCTGCCGTGACGTGGGCTTGCCCCCTGGGACGCCGGGTGTCCCAGGGGGGACGTCATCCCGGGTGTGTGGCCGGGCCTCCCTGTCAGGCGAGGGGGCGTGGCGCGTCGGACGTGGACAGCGCATTCCCTGCCGGAAGGCGCTATAGGCGCACTCCCCATGTCCACCGCCGTGTTGCCAACGTCCTCCGTGAATTCTCCCCGCACCGAGCTCCGTGAGCTGGCTCGGCTGGCGGTTCCCATCGCCATCGCCCAGGGCGGGCAGGCGCTCATGGGGTTGGTGGATACGCTGGTGGTGGGCCGCGCGGGGACGTCCGCGCTGGCGGCGGTGGGCCTGGGCAACGGCCTCTACTTCGCGGTCAGCTCCTTCGGCATGGGCTTGATGATGGGGTTCGACCCCATGATTTCCCAGGCCATTGGCGCACGGCAGTTCACCCGGGCGCGGGCGCTGTTGTGGCAGGGCGCGTGGATGGCGTTCTGCGCGGGGGTGATGCTGGCCACGCTGATGTCGCTGTCGCCGCGGCTGCTGCCGCTGGCGGGCATCAGTGAGGCGGAGGCCGCGGGCGCCAGCCAGTACCTGATGTGGCGCGCACCCGGCATGCCGATGATGCTGATGTTCCTCACCATGCGCTCCTATCTCCAGGCCACCGCCTTCACGCGGCCGCTGGT includes the following:
- a CDS encoding beta-propeller domain-containing protein translates to MRQWKRWSWAGVVAVVAVGCDEGNKPLSPVDNEPVQQEARLESFPGCEALEQHIEDTATKQMRASLEVYKQYAYGGGRGGEAPPMTGAPQEDNSGGGDRPNDYTGTNNQVAGVHEADFVQNDGTRIFVLSGPRLYIHRSWPAEQLTRTAALEVEGWPQEMLLDAERNRLVITSAVAEDRPGTVAGGRGTDDMPVVDCASFGCGPAYSNTVKVTVVDVADLEAPRVLEQVYLPGGYINARRVDSAVRLVFSDGFRWPADVRFYPEYSPGFFDDRSRLVASIDALIKQNEQRIRAQSLEDWLPKGRRVTADGEVKPLAYDCTSFYRANGPTGLGLMSVLSLNLDAEDASPSRTSVVGTPGEVYASHEALYVASRHWWWWPEPGQTPHTYLHKFDIRDPDQATYVGSGTVEGYIVNQFAMDEREGVLRVATTVELPPENPGTGNGGDTVWTPPETVNRVVTFHEEGGHLKELGRSEDLARGERIFSARFMGTRGYVVTFRQVDPLFTFDLSDPANPRKVGELKIPGFSTYIHPLGDTHLLTFGEHRNEDGTWQDRALKLSLFDVSDLAQPRETFTQQLGSMGSHSEALYEHKAFTYFPAKGLLALPFTDWDYNASDYWSGFRSELRVFRVDTATGFSPVGTVSVRDMYQSFNFRNWSWYWQPTVRRSIMADDYVYTISDAGLRVSHVDSLQTPLVTAPFHPPMLP